The following proteins are co-located in the Desulfomonile tiedjei genome:
- a CDS encoding PqqD family protein → MDVNVSLEKIYIPSEDIVAREIEGEIIIVPLVAGIGDADDELYTLNETGQAVWKLLDGKRSLGEVAAELAEEFEGGEIGQDVIGFVAELLKRRILVEAS, encoded by the coding sequence ATGGACGTCAATGTTTCTCTCGAAAAGATCTACATTCCTTCAGAGGACATCGTTGCCCGCGAAATCGAGGGTGAAATCATCATCGTGCCCCTGGTCGCAGGAATCGGAGATGCGGACGACGAACTCTACACCTTAAATGAGACGGGGCAGGCTGTTTGGAAGCTCCTCGATGGCAAGAGAAGCTTGGGCGAAGTGGCCGCGGAGCTGGCAGAGGAATTTGAAGGGGGCGAAATCGGTCAAGATGTGATTGGTTTTGTCGCTGAACTCCTTAAACGGAGGATTTTGGTTGAAGCTTCGTGA
- a CDS encoding S24/S26 family peptidase, producing the protein MKLRENDELLLSAAEFAGLVQAVLAKDRAFRFCARGTSMTPFIRDGDIVTIAPMAGLAPRMGEVVAFCRWKKKDSGLVIHRIVGCGSSGFAVQGDGNACTQEFVASEEVLGRVVKVERAGRAVRFGLGPERRLLAWLSRGRLIWKLVWPVWRRLPPVFKQRNSCT; encoded by the coding sequence TTGAAGCTTCGTGAAAATGACGAGCTTTTGCTTAGCGCTGCTGAATTTGCGGGGCTCGTGCAGGCCGTGTTGGCAAAGGACCGCGCGTTTCGTTTTTGCGCGCGCGGGACAAGCATGACTCCATTCATTCGCGATGGTGATATCGTCACAATCGCTCCGATGGCAGGACTGGCCCCACGTATGGGCGAAGTCGTCGCCTTTTGCCGGTGGAAGAAGAAAGATTCAGGCCTGGTGATTCACCGGATTGTAGGCTGCGGCAGCAGCGGGTTCGCTGTCCAGGGTGATGGGAACGCCTGTACGCAGGAGTTTGTTGCTTCGGAAGAGGTCCTGGGCAGGGTAGTCAAGGTGGAGCGTGCCGGCCGCGCTGTTCGTTTTGGTTTGGGACCGGAACGACGGCTGTTGGCCTGGTTGAGCCGCGGCAGGCTCATATGGAAATTAGTGTGGCCGGTTTGGAGGCGATTGCCGCCGGTTTTTAAACAGCGAAACTCGTGTACCTAA
- a CDS encoding radical SAM protein, with protein MEKAFSHSLEIQRLPLWDALKQRRAPLSFTFEVTARCNNDCGHCYINLPAADSQAKADELSSEEILRIAEQAVDMGALWCLLTGGEPLLRPDFPEIYLSLKRKGLLVSVFTNATVIRPEHIQLFKSYPPRDLEVTVYGVTEATYDAVTRRSGSFAAFQRGLQLLLSNGLPVNLKTMALRSNLHELPQIAEFCRSHTKGYYRFDPLLHLRYDRDPQRNALIRRERLTPEEIVFLEKTDPERFTAMRTHCDEFLAPVTGPIGDDRLFHCGAGIGEFAVSYKGIFRLCESLWAPETIYDLRKGPLRQAWDDLVPRVRDLRSRRPAFQQTCHICSIIDLCLSCPAHTYLETGEMDKETPYFCEVARARARMLEESKEHTGGSCGSQKAKGN; from the coding sequence ATGGAAAAAGCCTTCTCACATTCCTTGGAAATCCAGCGACTTCCCCTGTGGGACGCCCTCAAGCAAAGAAGGGCCCCGCTGTCCTTCACCTTCGAAGTTACTGCACGCTGTAACAACGACTGCGGACACTGCTATATAAACCTGCCTGCCGCTGATTCTCAAGCTAAGGCCGACGAACTGTCGTCGGAGGAAATCCTACGCATTGCAGAACAAGCTGTGGACATGGGAGCGCTGTGGTGCCTGCTTACAGGTGGAGAGCCGCTCCTGCGTCCCGATTTTCCAGAGATATATCTGAGCCTCAAGCGCAAAGGCCTACTGGTTAGCGTGTTTACCAACGCAACTGTCATCCGGCCAGAGCATATCCAACTCTTCAAGAGCTATCCTCCGCGGGACCTCGAAGTTACGGTCTACGGGGTCACCGAAGCGACATATGATGCAGTTACCCGCCGCTCGGGGTCATTCGCCGCTTTCCAGCGCGGTTTGCAGCTCCTGCTGTCGAATGGCCTGCCGGTGAACCTGAAAACTATGGCTCTGCGCTCCAACTTGCACGAATTGCCGCAGATAGCGGAGTTCTGTCGTAGCCACACCAAGGGCTACTATCGCTTTGACCCACTGCTGCACTTGCGTTACGATCGCGACCCGCAACGCAACGCTCTCATTCGCCGCGAACGCTTGACCCCCGAGGAAATAGTCTTCCTGGAGAAAACAGACCCGGAACGCTTCACGGCCATGCGGACGCACTGCGACGAATTTCTCGCTCCGGTAACCGGCCCCATCGGCGACGATCGCCTGTTCCACTGTGGGGCAGGAATCGGGGAGTTCGCTGTCAGTTACAAGGGAATCTTCCGGCTGTGCGAGTCACTGTGGGCGCCTGAAACCATCTATGACCTGCGCAAGGGCCCTCTCCGGCAAGCCTGGGACGATCTTGTGCCTCGCGTACGGGACCTGCGCTCACGACGGCCTGCCTTTCAGCAGACCTGTCACATATGTTCGATCATCGACTTGTGCCTTTCCTGCCCGGCCCACACTTACCTTGAAACCGGTGAGATGGATAAGGAGACGCCGTACTTTTGCGAGGTCGCCCGTGCCCGTGCCCGTATGCTCGAAGAATCAAAGGAGCACACAGGCGGCAGTTGCGGTAGCCAAAAGGCGAAAGGAAACTAG
- a CDS encoding glycosyltransferase, producing the protein MRGRFRTRTAKLLYDLTIMLELALEQALDLVHPVGGKHHQAAVGDLTAIVKTFERPLVLRRLLKSIERRYPHLRVIVVDDSRDPKILPESHTIVLPYDSGVSAGRSEALGHVTTKYVLVLDDDFVFYRHTSLETSLEIMEHHPGIDIMGGEVVDLPFFETADYSREGLFPTDAEATMPAGSSIGGLPVYDKVANFFIARTDRIRLVGWDARLKRVDHADFFTRAKGILTTVFNKDMRCLHARTPFDRAYMEKREDIDDDLLVLGDRYSLAGARDLVQGDLPGSGQ; encoded by the coding sequence ATGCGCGGCAGATTTCGCACGAGGACAGCAAAACTGCTCTACGATTTGACGATCATGCTGGAACTGGCTCTGGAGCAGGCGCTCGATTTAGTGCACCCGGTTGGCGGAAAACATCACCAAGCCGCGGTGGGCGATCTTACCGCGATCGTCAAGACCTTTGAAAGGCCGCTGGTGTTGCGTCGCCTCCTCAAGAGCATAGAGAGAAGATATCCCCACCTTCGCGTAATAGTCGTGGATGACAGTCGCGATCCAAAGATCTTGCCCGAGTCACATACGATAGTGCTCCCTTACGACAGCGGGGTATCCGCAGGCCGAAGCGAGGCGTTGGGACACGTTACCACGAAGTACGTGCTGGTCCTGGACGACGACTTCGTCTTCTACAGGCACACAAGCCTTGAAACGTCACTGGAGATCATGGAACATCATCCCGGAATCGATATAATGGGTGGTGAGGTGGTCGATCTGCCCTTCTTTGAAACCGCTGATTACAGTCGGGAAGGCTTGTTTCCCACCGACGCGGAGGCAACAATGCCGGCAGGGAGTTCAATCGGCGGCTTGCCGGTGTACGACAAGGTGGCCAATTTCTTTATTGCTCGAACCGATCGGATCAGGCTGGTGGGGTGGGACGCCCGGTTGAAAAGGGTCGATCACGCCGACTTTTTCACCCGGGCAAAAGGAATCCTGACGACGGTATTCAATAAAGATATGAGATGCCTGCACGCAAGAACCCCGTTCGACAGGGCATATATGGAGAAGCGAGAGGACATCGACGACGACTTGCTCGTACTGGGAGATAGATATTCCCTCGCCGGCGCCCGAGATCTCGTTCAAGGCGACCTGCCAGGATCCGGACAATAA
- a CDS encoding aminopeptidase P family protein, which produces MPSHSTPLNEIERRIAALQAGLSQNGFDGALIVQRADLFYFSGTGQDAHLFVPVEGQPLLMVRRDFDRARQESPLEAVLPASSLSELSKPVLACLPRGTKAIGMELDVLPVNNYRLYRDLFQEVKIEDVSPLIKEVRMIKSEYELELIRRAAEMNDAMYRHIGEILREGMTEIELAGMLEGFYRKLGHQGYVRVRSFNQEVFYGHVMSGSNLAVPSCSVGPTGGPGPNASLPQGAGFKKIARHEPVQVDYVGMVGGYMIDQARTFFVGEPPEKFLRIHSEALAIQNALVQQGRPGTKAEELYDTALRMAADANLTQGFMGYPQPVPFVGHGIGLELDELPLVGRKSPHLLQPGMVIALEPKFILPGEGLAGIENSFVVTETNLEKLTRFDDAIQVL; this is translated from the coding sequence ATGCCCTCTCATTCTACACCACTTAATGAAATAGAGCGCCGAATTGCAGCTCTTCAGGCAGGCTTGAGTCAGAACGGCTTTGACGGTGCGCTAATCGTTCAGCGCGCGGACCTCTTTTATTTCTCCGGGACAGGTCAGGATGCGCATCTGTTTGTCCCGGTCGAAGGCCAGCCGCTGCTCATGGTGCGCAGAGACTTTGACCGGGCCCGCCAAGAATCGCCTCTCGAAGCGGTGTTGCCCGCAAGCAGCCTATCCGAATTAAGCAAACCGGTGCTTGCGTGTCTGCCTCGCGGAACAAAGGCCATAGGCATGGAGTTGGACGTACTTCCGGTCAACAATTATCGCTTGTACCGTGACCTTTTTCAGGAAGTGAAAATCGAGGACGTTTCTCCCCTGATCAAGGAAGTCCGTATGATCAAGTCGGAGTACGAACTGGAATTGATACGCCGGGCAGCCGAAATGAACGACGCGATGTACAGGCACATCGGAGAAATACTCCGCGAGGGCATGACCGAAATAGAATTGGCGGGGATGCTCGAAGGCTTCTATAGAAAACTGGGACACCAGGGCTACGTAAGGGTCAGAAGCTTTAATCAGGAAGTTTTCTACGGCCATGTCATGTCCGGAAGCAATTTGGCAGTACCAAGTTGTTCCGTGGGCCCCACCGGAGGACCGGGCCCAAATGCGAGCCTACCGCAAGGAGCAGGATTCAAGAAGATAGCAAGACACGAGCCTGTTCAGGTTGATTACGTGGGCATGGTCGGCGGATACATGATAGACCAGGCCAGGACGTTCTTTGTCGGGGAACCGCCTGAAAAGTTCCTGCGGATTCACTCCGAAGCGTTAGCAATTCAGAACGCGCTGGTCCAACAGGGAAGGCCTGGGACCAAGGCTGAAGAATTATATGACACGGCCCTCAGAATGGCCGCGGACGCGAATCTAACCCAAGGATTCATGGGGTATCCTCAGCCGGTGCCGTTCGTGGGGCACGGCATTGGCCTGGAACTGGATGAATTGCCTCTCGTGGGCAGAAAGTCACCCCACTTGCTGCAGCCGGGAATGGTGATAGCCCTGGAGCCGAAATTCATACTGCCTGGAGAAGGTCTGGCGGGGATTGAGAATTCCTTCGTCGTCACCGAAACAAACCTGGAGAAGCTTACGAGGTTTGACGACGCAATTCAGGTGTTGTAA
- a CDS encoding sulfatase-like hydrolase/transferase: protein MMPDKLRRQNEKDRFGSKGLPGTGSASAQWLTILLFLFSSSLLFLWLFEWDRYRMIAGPRMLTMSVLDKALLFWLLLAKSLVWFLPLLVIWGLLVASGLRRTTNFVVNFCWVALFYYMTIDLVSVGFAGYHFWDYLPNFRDMFEHPEVKIWQWAGDRLTVEGLLLLAIFAVSGPVFFFCFRRTLALLLHRLQWTCSPKASTALTFAFVFIVLGLAPAMQLFQDRYALDRIYNALPLPLGIRNSFERMTDRLDTWLGTTDKQAISASLSTIGDPGAERLVRRLASFVRQGREADSPDSPADAGVETAPGTARSKQSVDPRRSRQARLNPGGKQTNFQERPWPAGDKSDEPAPVRLLNEALDPGPIDRQAAVKKPRLPNVILIIFESFRPSALGPGLMKELDVWTRQGLRLERHYSGSNCSHLGLFSLFYGRSALGYHETLDRKIPAQMLESLRESGYRITFLTAGEVKGFRRLGQWINDKSCDVVIEDGESAVSGMPDWPKSDRRKLEQVRSIVNNARDQPQFVFFYLLSSHYRYAFPPEFDILKESASFWHFVNPRQQIQNHMNRYSNALMFLQHELMKLFQSIDPQRNIVMITGDHGESMGEDGVFTHGSRMSEVQLRVPFAMVGPGIEPRTISTATAHTDVLPTLLHGLAGTEVPIRSCQGRDLIEETSPADEVSLVPANGPDWEGLMVIRGNKRMVFRTELAAKPPSIEFAGLVDESGQYELKVEPTRPASGTRP, encoded by the coding sequence ATGATGCCTGACAAGCTTCGCCGTCAAAATGAGAAGGACCGCTTCGGTTCCAAGGGCTTGCCCGGCACAGGCTCCGCGTCCGCACAGTGGCTCACTATCCTGCTGTTCCTGTTCTCATCCTCACTGCTGTTCCTTTGGTTGTTCGAGTGGGACCGCTACCGCATGATCGCAGGGCCGCGCATGCTCACGATGTCGGTCCTCGACAAAGCGTTATTGTTTTGGCTGCTGCTGGCCAAATCGCTGGTTTGGTTCTTGCCGTTACTGGTAATTTGGGGCCTTCTCGTAGCATCCGGGCTCAGGCGAACAACGAATTTCGTCGTCAACTTCTGCTGGGTAGCGCTATTTTATTATATGACGATTGACCTTGTTTCCGTGGGGTTTGCAGGGTATCACTTCTGGGACTACCTCCCTAATTTTCGAGACATGTTTGAGCATCCCGAGGTGAAGATCTGGCAATGGGCAGGCGACCGGCTCACTGTCGAGGGGCTTTTGCTGTTGGCCATCTTCGCTGTTTCGGGACCGGTCTTTTTCTTCTGCTTCAGGCGGACACTGGCACTCCTCTTACACCGCCTCCAATGGACATGCTCTCCCAAGGCTTCGACCGCGTTGACGTTTGCGTTCGTTTTCATTGTCCTGGGTTTGGCGCCGGCTATGCAGTTGTTCCAAGATAGATACGCGCTGGATAGGATCTATAATGCGTTGCCCCTTCCGCTCGGCATAAGGAATTCCTTTGAGCGTATGACCGACCGACTGGATACGTGGCTCGGCACAACCGACAAGCAGGCAATAAGCGCCAGCCTTTCGACTATCGGTGATCCGGGGGCTGAACGCTTGGTGCGGCGACTTGCTTCATTCGTGCGTCAGGGGCGTGAGGCCGACTCGCCGGACTCACCCGCGGATGCCGGTGTCGAAACGGCCCCAGGGACGGCTCGATCAAAGCAGTCAGTCGACCCGCGGCGCTCTCGGCAAGCTCGACTTAATCCGGGTGGCAAGCAAACGAACTTCCAGGAGCGTCCCTGGCCGGCCGGGGATAAGTCCGACGAGCCGGCACCGGTAAGACTGCTGAACGAAGCCCTGGACCCCGGACCTATAGATCGCCAGGCTGCCGTGAAAAAGCCGCGACTTCCCAATGTAATATTGATAATTTTCGAGAGCTTTCGGCCTTCCGCTTTGGGGCCGGGGCTAATGAAGGAACTCGATGTCTGGACCAGGCAGGGACTGCGACTTGAACGACACTATTCCGGGTCGAATTGCTCGCATCTGGGCCTGTTTTCTTTGTTCTACGGCAGGTCCGCTCTGGGCTATCACGAAACTCTGGATCGCAAGATACCCGCGCAGATGTTGGAATCACTGCGAGAGTCCGGCTATCGGATCACCTTTTTGACTGCAGGAGAAGTGAAAGGATTCCGGCGGCTCGGGCAGTGGATCAACGACAAATCCTGCGATGTTGTCATTGAGGACGGCGAATCCGCTGTGTCCGGGATGCCGGATTGGCCGAAATCGGATCGCCGCAAGCTGGAGCAAGTGCGGAGTATAGTCAACAACGCTCGCGATCAACCGCAGTTCGTGTTCTTTTATCTTCTTTCGTCTCATTACAGGTACGCGTTCCCGCCGGAATTCGACATTCTTAAAGAATCGGCCTCTTTTTGGCATTTCGTAAATCCCAGACAGCAGATTCAGAACCACATGAATCGCTACTCGAACGCTCTTATGTTTCTGCAACACGAGCTGATGAAGCTGTTCCAATCGATCGATCCGCAGCGCAACATCGTAATGATCACCGGTGACCACGGCGAGTCAATGGGCGAGGACGGAGTGTTCACTCACGGGAGCCGGATGTCGGAAGTGCAGTTGCGGGTCCCGTTCGCGATGGTCGGTCCGGGAATTGAACCTCGCACAATTTCCACCGCCACTGCGCACACGGACGTCTTGCCGACGCTGCTGCATGGTTTGGCCGGCACAGAGGTCCCCATCAGGAGCTGCCAGGGGAGAGATCTGATCGAAGAAACCTCTCCAGCGGATGAAGTGTCGCTTGTGCCGGCCAATGGACCGGACTGGGAAGGATTGATGGTCATCAGAGGGAATAAGCGCATGGTGTTTCGGACCGAATTGGCCGCAAAGCCCCCTTCAATTGAATTTGCGGGCCTGGTGGATGAATCCGGACAGTATGAATTGAAGGTGGAACCAACCCGGCCAGCATCGGGAACACGCCCGTAA
- a CDS encoding diacylglycerol kinase family lipid kinase, whose translation MRVLVIGNPIAGTGRTEQRIHRFVHVLRKHGHDVEVYLTCEAGEAFERARSVDKGVERLVVAGGDGTINEVLNGLEDPARIPILHFPTGTANQLARSLGLPAEPGILARLLEDGPIQRIDMGVAGDRRFLLLVSAGFDAKVTQEIQKRRNDTLGYAGYVLPVLKTLASHSDTKLEVVLDGRQRISGYNVMVLKVREYGGLFVFADDARLDSGHFDVCVFREGTVGWLCLYAVAGLTRKASDCPGLVHFKARTVRIESEEPIPVEIDGDHFGTTPVNIDMSPSIVPVVTRRGW comes from the coding sequence ATGCGAGTCCTAGTCATCGGCAATCCCATAGCCGGAACTGGAAGAACCGAGCAGCGAATTCACCGGTTCGTGCATGTTCTGCGCAAACATGGGCACGATGTCGAGGTGTACTTGACTTGCGAGGCAGGGGAAGCGTTTGAAAGGGCCCGGTCGGTGGACAAAGGGGTGGAGAGACTCGTGGTTGCGGGGGGAGACGGAACGATAAATGAGGTACTGAACGGCCTCGAAGATCCAGCCCGCATTCCGATTCTCCACTTCCCGACGGGGACGGCCAATCAACTGGCTCGTTCCTTGGGCTTACCCGCTGAACCCGGAATACTAGCCAGGCTTCTCGAAGATGGTCCCATTCAGCGCATCGACATGGGCGTTGCCGGTGATCGCAGATTCCTGCTGCTCGTCAGCGCAGGCTTTGATGCAAAGGTAACCCAGGAAATCCAGAAGCGGCGGAATGATACGCTGGGATATGCAGGCTATGTCCTGCCGGTTCTGAAGACGCTTGCCAGCCATAGCGACACAAAACTGGAAGTGGTATTGGATGGCCGGCAGAGAATCTCCGGCTACAACGTGATGGTGCTTAAGGTGCGAGAATATGGGGGCCTTTTCGTGTTCGCGGATGATGCCCGCCTGGACTCGGGCCATTTTGACGTGTGTGTATTTCGAGAAGGCACCGTCGGGTGGTTATGTCTTTATGCCGTTGCAGGCCTGACGAGAAAGGCGTCTGACTGCCCAGGGTTGGTCCACTTCAAGGCCCGCACAGTGAGAATTGAATCCGAAGAGCCGATCCCGGTGGAAATCGACGGTGATCACTTCGGGACAACTCCGGTTAATATTGATATGAGCCCTTCAATCGTCCCCGTTGTCACCCGCCGCGGGTGGTGA
- a CDS encoding glycosyltransferase — protein sequence MRVMHLLHRSVPGTHGYAIRSREIVMKQRDKGLEPLVITSPSQAPLGTLDSEGCEYIDGIRYFRTCSNVLPPTTEVSDKSPIKASLRVFQNLSLFTTAMRVARDYRPSVIHGHSPFTCGLVADAVGRVRGIPIVYEMRGIWEDSHAARDKITENSIRYRVVRGLENMALRGADRCCMICEALKQEILSRHVIGEEKTFVVPNGVDVKRFVPGPANERLLEKLGLKGRTVMGYLGTFFHYEGLDLLVEAMSRLAPAFPELSLLLVGHGELMPTLEELVDQRHIRDRVIFTGKVPHEEVTDYYRLFDLMVLPRRDTRETRLVTPLKPMEIMAMERPLIASDIGGHCENIENVVNGTLFKSEDVDDLVDKCRQLISSPDLRSELGTRARRWVEMHRDWNVLIERYVNVYEGLAAAHRHGNPL from the coding sequence ATGCGCGTAATGCATCTTTTGCACAGATCGGTTCCCGGGACTCACGGGTATGCCATTCGAAGCAGAGAGATTGTGATGAAGCAGCGCGACAAGGGGCTGGAGCCTCTAGTGATCACCTCTCCTTCTCAGGCCCCGTTGGGAACGCTGGATTCGGAAGGCTGTGAATACATTGACGGCATTCGATATTTCAGGACTTGCAGCAATGTCCTGCCCCCGACCACCGAAGTGAGTGACAAAAGCCCGATCAAAGCTTCGCTGAGGGTCTTTCAAAACCTGTCTTTGTTTACGACGGCCATGCGGGTCGCCCGTGATTACAGGCCTTCCGTGATTCACGGGCATTCCCCGTTCACGTGCGGTCTGGTAGCGGATGCTGTGGGCCGCGTGCGCGGAATTCCGATTGTGTATGAAATGAGGGGAATTTGGGAAGATTCTCACGCTGCTCGCGACAAAATTACCGAAAACTCGATCCGTTATCGCGTGGTGCGCGGTCTTGAGAACATGGCCTTAAGAGGCGCGGATCGCTGCTGCATGATTTGTGAAGCGTTGAAACAAGAGATTCTCTCCCGGCACGTGATAGGCGAGGAAAAGACCTTTGTGGTCCCCAATGGAGTCGATGTAAAAAGATTCGTTCCAGGGCCGGCGAATGAACGGCTGCTGGAAAAGTTGGGCTTGAAAGGCCGAACCGTCATGGGCTACTTGGGAACATTCTTTCACTATGAAGGATTGGACCTCCTGGTTGAGGCCATGAGCAGGCTGGCACCTGCTTTCCCCGAATTGTCCCTTCTGTTGGTGGGTCACGGTGAATTGATGCCAACACTGGAAGAATTGGTGGATCAACGACATATTCGCGATCGAGTGATCTTTACAGGCAAGGTCCCTCACGAGGAAGTGACGGATTATTATCGCCTTTTCGACCTCATGGTTCTTCCCAGGAGGGACACGCGGGAAACTCGGCTGGTCACGCCTTTAAAGCCCATGGAAATAATGGCCATGGAGAGGCCTTTGATCGCCAGCGATATCGGCGGGCATTGCGAAAACATAGAAAACGTCGTGAATGGGACCTTGTTCAAATCAGAGGACGTTGACGATCTCGTGGACAAGTGCCGACAACTGATCTCCAGTCCCGACCTCAGATCAGAACTAGGTACCAGAGCCCGGCGGTGGGTGGAAATGCACCGCGACTGGAATGTCCTGATCGAACGTTACGTAAATGTGTATGAAGGACTCGCAGCGGCCCACCGTCACGGAAATCCGCTTTGA
- a CDS encoding WecB/TagA/CpsF family glycosyltransferase, whose amino-acid sequence MERTPENTLTRGPMGGTAGESVAVLGVKVDYLPLTDFLDQIHIWARSHDRYSIMYANVHVLNVAARDRELREILNRADFVYCDGSGVKLGIRLLGRHLPERMTGADWIHDLCESSAERGTRLYFLGSQEGVAARASEIMQSRCHGLQVVGSHHGYLKDPRVNDQAIAAINAAAPQILLVGMGTPIQEKWVEANRDKLEVPVVWVIGALFDFVAGLHPRAPRWMRERNLEWLFRFYEEPRRLWKRYLVGNPMFLLKVLAQRWGFSRIE is encoded by the coding sequence TTGGAGAGAACACCTGAAAATACGCTGACACGTGGTCCCATGGGCGGAACTGCCGGAGAATCCGTGGCCGTTCTTGGCGTGAAAGTCGATTACCTGCCTTTGACCGACTTTCTCGACCAAATTCATATCTGGGCACGTTCACACGATCGCTATTCCATCATGTACGCCAATGTTCATGTGCTGAACGTCGCGGCCCGCGATCGGGAATTGCGCGAGATCCTGAACCGGGCTGATTTTGTTTATTGCGACGGTTCGGGCGTCAAGCTGGGGATTCGCTTGCTAGGGAGGCATTTGCCGGAACGTATGACAGGCGCGGACTGGATACACGACCTGTGCGAGTCGTCGGCCGAGAGAGGCACGCGGTTGTATTTTCTCGGGAGCCAGGAAGGCGTGGCCGCGCGGGCTTCGGAAATCATGCAGTCTCGATGTCATGGACTTCAGGTTGTTGGATCTCATCACGGTTACCTCAAAGATCCCCGTGTCAACGACCAGGCAATAGCCGCCATCAATGCGGCCGCGCCGCAAATACTGCTCGTGGGCATGGGCACACCCATCCAGGAAAAATGGGTCGAGGCCAACAGAGATAAATTGGAAGTACCTGTGGTCTGGGTTATAGGGGCCTTATTCGATTTCGTGGCAGGCCTGCACCCCCGCGCGCCTCGCTGGATGCGGGAGCGGAATCTGGAATGGCTGTTTCGATTCTATGAAGAGCCTCGACGCTTGTGGAAACGGTACCTGGTGGGAAACCCTATGTTTCTGCTGAAAGTACTAGCCCAACGATGGGGGTTCTCTCGCATCGAGTAA
- a CDS encoding polysaccharide biosynthesis/export family protein — protein MRTRIPSGRIGNTMRRIIAVAVAALLVNGCVIPLHRAVVNETPAAVAKRVTQFFPTTLYRLAAGDVLEILYLTAPGTTPTPYTLQPKDSFDLEFAFHPELNRTVRVRPDGKISIPRKNDVSVVGQTADEVKQMLTKLYSDLLRDPEITVSVREFSAKMDELQKAMSAGSIGQPRLINILPDGQISLPLVPSMRAEGFTVSEISRRVNDAYKKLFPEMKIAIMLREILGNVVFVDGEVAKPGVYNSKTRLTVQQAIALAGGTKETAEPRTVLVVSKAPDGRFLARTTNLTKLTSESDYLLQPNDLVYVSMSTIARADVWVDQNIRKLLMFTGWSLGIAADLGRTTAR, from the coding sequence ATGCGGACAAGAATTCCTTCCGGAAGAATCGGCAATACTATGAGACGGATCATAGCGGTTGCTGTTGCCGCGCTTCTGGTGAACGGGTGTGTCATCCCTCTACATCGCGCTGTGGTCAATGAGACCCCCGCGGCGGTTGCGAAACGCGTCACGCAGTTTTTCCCCACAACTCTCTATCGGCTCGCCGCGGGAGATGTCCTGGAAATTCTTTACCTGACTGCTCCCGGGACGACCCCGACGCCGTATACGCTGCAACCCAAGGACTCCTTTGACCTGGAATTTGCTTTTCACCCCGAGCTGAATCGCACGGTCCGAGTTAGGCCTGACGGCAAAATCAGCATTCCCAGAAAGAACGACGTTTCCGTCGTCGGCCAGACCGCGGACGAAGTTAAGCAAATGCTGACGAAACTCTATTCGGATTTACTGCGAGATCCGGAAATTACGGTCAGTGTCAGGGAATTCAGCGCCAAAATGGATGAGCTGCAAAAGGCCATGTCCGCAGGCTCGATCGGGCAGCCGAGGCTCATAAACATCTTGCCTGACGGACAAATATCGCTTCCGCTTGTGCCGAGCATGCGCGCGGAAGGGTTCACCGTATCCGAGATTTCCCGGCGGGTGAACGACGCGTACAAGAAGCTTTTCCCGGAGATGAAGATCGCTATTATGCTCAGGGAAATACTGGGAAACGTGGTGTTTGTTGACGGCGAGGTAGCCAAGCCCGGTGTATACAATTCCAAAACCCGCCTGACGGTTCAGCAAGCAATTGCCCTGGCAGGAGGGACCAAAGAAACCGCAGAGCCCAGAACCGTCCTGGTGGTGTCCAAGGCTCCGGACGGCCGATTCCTCGCCCGGACCACGAACCTAACTAAGTTGACTTCCGAGTCGGATTACCTGCTGCAACCTAACGATCTGGTGTACGTCTCCATGAGCACCATAGCCCGCGCAGACGTCTGGGTCGACCAGAACATCCGAAAGCTTCTCATGTTTACCGGCTGGTCCCTGGGAATCGCCGCAGATCTGGGACGGACCACAGCCAGATAA